AATGACCTTAGATTTACCTTGTCCAAGTATTGCTAATTGTAAAAAGCAGACTATAAATAAAAAGTAAAAGAGAATCCTTTTCATAAAATCATCCTTTTATTTACACAGTATAATTGTGTTGCCGCTAACCTTCAGCTCGTTAGAGTCCGTCAGAATCTAACGGAGTCTGACGACCCAGAACAGCATTGCTAATTAACCGCAACTACTTTTATTTATAAAAATATTTCTTAGAACAACCTACTTTAATAAGTAACTTATTTTTGTAAACAATACTTTATAATTACTAAAATGCCGCAATGAAAACGCTGTCCGTGTTGCGCGGAGTGTTATGTCTCAAAAATATCAAATGCTATTTTAAAAGTATGGATTTAATCGTATGAGAATGTGAATTCGAAAGAAACCTAATAAAATAAATACCACTACTAATTTTTGAACCGTCAAATAATACTTCATATTCACCCGGATATTTTACCTCATCAATAAGAGTGATGATCTCCCGACCTAGAATATCAAATATTTTAATTTGTACTTGCTCTGATTTTGGTATAGTAAATTTTATTTTTGTGACAGGGTTAAATGGATTCGGATAATTTTGTAATAATGAATAGTTTAAAGGTACCTCATCTTTTACTGTAACTAAAAATGAATTATTATTAAGTAATACCCCATCACTTCCAACAATAAACATGGAATTAGAATTATTTATACGACAAGCAAGAAGATTATTTGAGACACCAGAGTTTTGTATTAGCCATGTTTTCCCAAAATCAGTTGAAACTAACACTACTCCATTTTCTCCAATTATCAATCCATAATTGTCTTTGAAAACCAATTGGTTTAGTAATAATAAGGGACTTCTAGAATCCAGTACCCAATTTTTACCGCCATCTATAGTAAACAGAAAACTATTCTGGCCTATGATCCATCCTTCATTTTTATTTCTAAAATAAACATCCCTAAACCAATTTTTGGTTTTACTATCATGGATTGTCCAATTAATACCTCCGTTATTTGTTGAAAATAATTTCCCATTATATCCAACTGCCCAACCATTATTATTATCAATAAAGAAGACATTACTTATATCAATCAATTCTGGTACATCTATATACTGCCAGGTATTTCCACCATTTAAAGATTTAAGTACTTTCCCATTTTTTAGAATAACCAAACTATTTTTATCAAATATTTTGATTGCATTAAAATAATCGATTCCCCATTCTTGCAATAAAGTATTCCAAGAAAGCCCACCATTTGTCGAATTGATTACAGAAAATTCAGATAGTGCCCAGATATTCAAGGAATCAAGAATTATAATTTTTTTTACGCTGCCCCATATACCGGGATTTGTCTTTTGCCAACTAAGACCGGAATTAGTTGTTCTATAAATCTGAGAGTTGGCTCCTATAAATCCAAATTTATCATTAAAAAATGTAATTGAACTTAAATTCCCTTCAAGAGTACTTTTATTATTTTCCCAACAAATGGGTGATTTATTGATTGAGTAAGTAACAAATCTGTCTATACCCCATCTTATTCCAC
This portion of the Melioribacteraceae bacterium genome encodes:
- a CDS encoding YCF48-related protein, whose product is MYLIFLSLLLQVKILAQHNTSGPTRSNNISQGITEQTLTQKIITGVPAYTWRHGCGPTALGMVIGYYDNYGFSELIYGNANFQNDIVNSFIANEMHYQDYSLPLDSYGNIIPDKSTLGGAHDDNCLADYMLTSRSSYGLTYGESYCALILTAFKKHLSSVYKNNSDYFIISNDVYTWCDNSFDLYKNEIDQNRPVILFVDTNGNGGEDHFVTGIGYDDITKMYGIYDTWDKNIHWYLWRPIGSGIRWGIDRFVTYSINKSPICWENNKSTLEGNLSSITFFNDKFGFIGANSQIYRTTNSGLSWQKTNPGIWGSVKKIIILDSLNIWALSEFSVINSTNGGLSWNTLLQEWGIDYFNAIKIFDKNSLVILKNGKVLKSLNGGNTWQYIDVPELIDISNVFFIDNNNGWAVGYNGKLFSTNNGGINWTIHDSKTKNWFRDVYFRNKNEGWIIGQNSFLFTIDGGKNWVLDSRSPLLLLNQLVFKDNYGLIIGENGVVLVSTDFGKTWLIQNSGVSNNLLACRINNSNSMFIVGSDGVLLNNNSFLVTVKDEVPLNYSLLQNYPNPFNPVTKIKFTIPKSEQVQIKIFDILGREIITLIDEVKYPGEYEVLFDGSKISSGIYFIRFLSNSHSHTIKSILLK